The Acidobacteriota bacterium genome window below encodes:
- a CDS encoding tetratricopeptide repeat protein: MLLLAVAGSRSFGQTAAEEPDDLTAIGRIVGTDINKIAAVVRFHSAILMTRMEQFESAYEALQQFVYQNNTSPKVVEALGLSILRMRYLPSEYPPAKRELVMLAGRAAYETAARRAESADRAYQELVSRYPGESNVHYAYGAFLMGSKPEVAVQQFQQELKKDPDHVPSLLQIAMEYLRQGMYQEALPLAERAHGLMPNFFTSRKVLGRVLLETGQVERAVQELEVGVQLKPEDPEMHFALARAYARAGRKAEAERARGEFLRLDRIYRSQREGPQSVGGQAQP, translated from the coding sequence GTGTTGTTGTTGGCCGTAGCCGGTTCGAGATCGTTCGGACAGACGGCTGCCGAGGAGCCCGACGATCTCACCGCCATCGGGCGCATCGTCGGCACCGATATCAACAAGATCGCGGCAGTCGTGCGCTTCCACAGCGCCATCCTGATGACCCGGATGGAGCAATTCGAATCGGCCTACGAGGCGTTGCAGCAGTTCGTCTATCAGAACAACACCAGTCCGAAGGTGGTCGAGGCCCTGGGGCTGTCCATCCTGAGGATGCGGTATCTGCCTTCCGAGTATCCGCCGGCCAAACGCGAACTCGTCATGCTGGCGGGGCGGGCTGCCTACGAGACGGCGGCCCGGCGAGCAGAAAGCGCCGATCGGGCCTATCAGGAGCTCGTATCCCGCTACCCCGGCGAATCCAACGTGCACTATGCCTATGGGGCATTCCTCATGGGAAGTAAGCCGGAGGTGGCGGTCCAGCAGTTCCAGCAGGAGTTGAAGAAGGATCCCGATCATGTGCCGAGTCTCCTCCAGATCGCCATGGAATACCTGCGTCAGGGCATGTACCAGGAGGCTCTGCCTCTGGCGGAAAGGGCCCACGGGCTGATGCCGAACTTCTTCACATCCAGAAAGGTCCTGGGCCGGGTTCTTCTGGAGACGGGACAGGTCGAACGAGCCGTCCAGGAATTGGAAGTCGGAGTCCAACTGAAACCCGAGGACCCCGAGATGCACTTCGCTCTGGCCCGGGCCTACGCGAGGGCCGGCCGCAAAGCGGAAGCGGAACGGGCACGGGGCGAATTCCTGCGGCTGGACCGGATCTACCGGAGTCAGCGGGAGGGTCCGCAGTCCGTTGGTGGTCAGGCGCAGCCCTGA
- a CDS encoding sialidase family protein, translating to MASLIRRIPTIILLLTVAACAPTETAQDDQALDPQRLVLKVDKEVSIIKPGHETGLAHEMVGMVRHPDGTIYVNTMTQGTGEALGYFKSTDQGETWEPVRLNISDAPPGQRLIGSGVTRDGRLWLLHQSTPKELFVSWSADVETWNTTPIDFRPLGSRGMEHPYVYCYNDYNTFIEKPDGTLMFSVGLRYDGSYYKDPKNRIDGLMRSDLDFGGETIFRSTDGGKTWGDVTIMHPHVTEVGHALDPFDPNRILSMTRTQRELLHGEDREATIRRTGAPDDMPSDMPSIYKNGLLMGSTDGGRTFHEVPGGLTEFYGHRATIVWGSNNVVVVAANFQRKNSSRVLRISLDGGRTWVDGTAGGTGEFNQAKKFPLLTPPLTVSFTSPMLELSPNHFMSVYAYWENESLKRYYEAPKNPCPQGTEVGDCPWLGLRAVFWRLENAPPEPAEAG from the coding sequence ATGGCTTCACTGATTCGCCGCATCCCCACCATTATCCTGCTTCTGACTGTCGCCGCCTGCGCGCCGACGGAAACCGCTCAGGACGACCAGGCTCTCGATCCCCAGCGGTTGGTCCTCAAGGTCGACAAGGAGGTCAGCATCATCAAGCCCGGCCATGAGACCGGCCTGGCCCATGAAATGGTGGGCATGGTCCGCCATCCCGATGGGACCATCTACGTGAACACCATGACCCAGGGAACGGGTGAGGCCCTGGGATATTTCAAGAGCACCGATCAGGGCGAGACCTGGGAGCCAGTGCGGCTGAACATCTCTGACGCTCCGCCCGGCCAACGTCTGATCGGTTCGGGAGTCACTCGTGACGGACGCCTCTGGCTCCTGCATCAGAGCACCCCGAAAGAGCTATTCGTCTCCTGGTCCGCCGACGTCGAGACCTGGAACACGACGCCCATCGACTTCCGGCCGCTGGGTTCCCGGGGCATGGAGCATCCGTACGTCTACTGCTACAACGACTACAACACCTTTATCGAGAAGCCTGACGGCACTCTGATGTTCTCGGTGGGCTTGCGCTACGACGGCTCCTATTACAAAGACCCGAAGAACCGGATCGACGGTCTCATGCGGTCCGATCTGGACTTCGGGGGAGAGACCATCTTCCGCTCCACCGACGGTGGCAAGACCTGGGGGGACGTAACCATCATGCACCCTCACGTCACCGAGGTGGGCCACGCCCTGGATCCCTTCGATCCCAACCGGATCCTCTCCATGACCCGTACCCAGCGGGAGCTCCTCCACGGCGAGGATCGGGAGGCGACCATCCGTAGAACCGGCGCCCCCGACGACATGCCCTCCGACATGCCCTCCATCTACAAGAACGGCCTCCTGATGGGATCGACCGACGGCGGACGGACGTTTCATGAGGTGCCGGGCGGCTTGACCGAGTTCTACGGCCACCGGGCGACCATCGTCTGGGGCAGCAACAACGTGGTCGTGGTCGCCGCCAACTTTCAACGCAAGAACTCCAGCCGGGTCTTGAGAATCAGCTTGGACGGGGGGCGGACCTGGGTGGACGGGACTGCGGGAGGCACCGGAGAATTCAATCAGGCGAAGAAGTTCCCACTCCTCACGCCTCCCCTCACCGTCTCCTTCACCAGTCCCATGCTCGAATTGTCGCCCAATCACTTCATGTCGGTCTATGCCTACTGGGAGAACGAGTCGCTGAAGCGATACTACGAGGCGCCCAAGAATCCGTGCCCGCAGGGGACCGAAGTCGGAGACTGCCCCTGGTTGGGGCTGCGGGCGGTCTTCTGGCGCCTGGAGAACGCCCCGCCGGAACCGGCCGAGGCGGGGTGA
- a CDS encoding tetratricopeptide repeat protein, giving the protein MRRPLRAGILCLLVLQLSVPLFSSSDGNSMFLRILVVRNLSLAEQILQELGQGASFADLARQHSIDRSAADGGYLGNISPTRMNREFQQAAQGLEPGAHSSIFRSGYDYALLYRMPADFQERARGLEEQGDRLREQGEWGRAIEIYREALDLDPNFAEALAKLGSSYARVGKVADARTAFFRAYRLAPDSARVLYGFGKFLVSQGQLRTAEGHLRRASDLDPDLTQLAAVEISAGQVEQALMRSPSDPKLLILKSRFSFERGDLELSSAVLDKVDRTTLDNQMSLRLAEQLFWLARSDEALALLERLTLNPEEKEEAARILIRFKYNDEGERILKPLSASSAQLKLVEFYVNQSRFQEAKEVLERVTARNPGNWEARYYLGSTMNSLDQFDQATDTLLEALRLRPGQEEIFHQLASAHSRSGQTGKALEWLDEGIELNPDSFLLHLEKGRILMKGKEVRGALEHLQKALAQHPDHVETHYLLGRLHHRLKDPSTARTYFDRFDMLQKRKPKSSRKPGMRKIDPSLP; this is encoded by the coding sequence ATGAGACGGCCTCTTAGAGCCGGCATCCTCTGTCTCCTGGTATTGCAGCTCTCCGTCCCGCTGTTCTCCTCGTCGGACGGAAACAGCATGTTCCTGCGCATTCTCGTGGTGCGCAACTTGTCTTTAGCCGAGCAGATCCTCCAAGAACTTGGCCAGGGTGCATCTTTTGCGGACTTGGCGCGCCAGCATTCCATCGACCGTTCGGCTGCGGACGGCGGCTATTTGGGAAACATTTCTCCGACACGGATGAACCGGGAGTTTCAACAGGCGGCCCAGGGCCTGGAACCCGGTGCCCACAGCTCCATCTTCCGGTCCGGATACGACTACGCGTTGCTTTATCGCATGCCGGCTGACTTCCAGGAGAGGGCTCGCGGTCTGGAGGAACAGGGCGACCGGTTGCGCGAACAGGGGGAGTGGGGCCGGGCCATCGAGATCTACCGCGAAGCCTTGGACCTGGACCCCAACTTTGCCGAAGCACTGGCCAAGCTCGGCTCTTCGTATGCCCGGGTCGGCAAGGTCGCGGATGCCCGTACGGCCTTCTTCCGTGCCTACCGGCTCGCCCCCGATTCGGCCCGGGTCCTATACGGCTTCGGGAAATTTCTGGTTTCCCAAGGTCAATTGCGGACAGCCGAGGGCCACTTGAGGCGTGCGTCGGATCTGGACCCCGACCTGACCCAGTTGGCAGCCGTCGAGATCTCGGCGGGACAAGTGGAACAGGCCTTGATGCGCAGTCCCAGCGATCCCAAGTTGCTTATCCTCAAGTCCCGGTTTTCCTTCGAGCGGGGTGACCTGGAGCTGTCTTCGGCCGTGCTGGACAAAGTGGACCGGACTACTCTCGACAATCAAATGAGCTTGAGGCTGGCGGAGCAACTCTTTTGGCTGGCACGCTCCGACGAGGCCCTCGCGCTACTGGAACGACTCACGCTCAACCCGGAAGAAAAGGAGGAAGCGGCCCGAATTCTCATCCGGTTCAAATACAACGACGAAGGGGAACGGATATTGAAGCCCCTCTCCGCCTCCTCGGCCCAGTTGAAATTGGTCGAATTCTATGTGAACCAAAGCCGCTTCCAGGAGGCGAAAGAAGTCCTCGAACGAGTCACGGCACGGAACCCCGGAAACTGGGAAGCGCGCTACTATCTGGGTTCCACCATGAACTCCCTGGACCAGTTCGACCAGGCTACCGATACCCTGCTCGAGGCCCTGCGGCTCCGACCCGGCCAGGAGGAAATTTTTCATCAGCTGGCCAGCGCCCATTCCCGGTCGGGCCAGACCGGCAAAGCGTTGGAGTGGTTGGATGAAGGAATCGAGTTGAACCCGGATTCCTTCCTGCTCCATCTGGAGAAGGGGCGAATCCTGATGAAGGGGAAGGAGGTCAGAGGGGCCCTTGAGCATCTTCAGAAGGCTCTGGCCCAACATCCCGACCACGTAGAAACCCACTATCTACTGGGAAGACTCCACCACCGGCTGAAAGACCCCTCCACCGCCCGGACATACTTCGACCGGTTCGACATGCTGCAGAAGAGAAAGCCCAAGTCGAGCCGCAAGCCGGGAATGAGAAAGATCGACCCGAGCCTCCCATAG
- a CDS encoding CRTAC1 family protein, whose translation MIQDRVSWVAVSLLWLAPVTGAAEEPASPGIVFEEASSRSSGIRWVHENAMSPQRHLPETVGPGCAFFDYDNDGWMDLYLVNSGKSDFYVPATPLRNALYRNDGDGTFTDVTDAAGVAGGRFGMGVAVADYDGDGWQDLYVTNYGPNYLYRNNGDGSFSEVARDAGVRAPGWSTSGVWFDYNGDGRLDLFVCSFVRYDESLSKLCFDHLRKRTYYCLPTLFDPTSSHLFRNDGNGRFTDVSRESGIAGHPGKAFGVVATDVNDDGHLDLFVANDTVADFLFVNQGDGTFREMGLWAGVAFDDGGKPRSGMGVDATDYDGDGRQDLFVSNIDHEVFSLYRNQGDLTFTDEAADVGKLTWLLSGWGLRFFDADNDGDDDLFLANGHPDDMVEEFRPGLGYREPLLYFENVAGHYRDRSRQSGAVFSREFSARGLATGDLDNDGDPDLIITDNGGPPVLLLNRGGNRNRWVGLDLIPSQGQTAVGALITWSAAGVERRRLKRAGGSYLSSSDPREILGLGAAKTLDWVQVHWPSGVKTKLSGLQPNQYHKINESAGGGTVSPP comes from the coding sequence GTGATCCAAGACCGGGTGAGTTGGGTTGCCGTATCGTTGCTTTGGCTCGCTCCCGTAACCGGCGCGGCTGAAGAACCCGCCAGTCCCGGAATCGTCTTCGAGGAAGCCTCTTCCCGTTCCAGCGGCATCCGCTGGGTTCACGAGAACGCCATGTCTCCCCAGCGGCACTTGCCGGAGACGGTCGGTCCGGGGTGCGCCTTCTTCGACTACGACAATGACGGATGGATGGATCTGTACCTGGTCAATAGCGGAAAATCCGACTTCTACGTTCCTGCGACGCCGCTCCGGAACGCCCTCTACCGCAACGACGGGGATGGGACCTTCACCGACGTCACCGACGCAGCGGGAGTGGCAGGGGGTCGATTCGGAATGGGCGTGGCGGTGGCCGACTACGATGGCGACGGCTGGCAGGACCTCTACGTCACGAACTACGGGCCCAACTATCTCTATCGAAATAACGGCGACGGAAGCTTCTCGGAGGTGGCCCGGGATGCGGGGGTCCGGGCTCCCGGCTGGTCCACCAGCGGGGTCTGGTTCGACTACAACGGTGACGGGAGGTTGGACCTGTTCGTCTGCAGCTTCGTCCGCTACGACGAGTCCCTCAGCAAGCTCTGCTTCGATCACCTGCGGAAACGGACTTACTACTGCCTGCCCACCCTCTTCGATCCCACTTCCAGTCATCTTTTTCGCAATGACGGCAACGGCCGCTTCACCGACGTCAGCCGGGAATCAGGGATCGCCGGGCACCCGGGCAAGGCGTTCGGCGTGGTGGCCACCGACGTCAACGACGACGGGCATCTGGACCTGTTCGTCGCCAACGACACAGTGGCGGACTTTCTCTTCGTGAACCAGGGAGACGGGACCTTCCGGGAGATGGGCCTCTGGGCCGGAGTCGCGTTCGACGACGGCGGCAAGCCGCGCTCCGGCATGGGCGTGGATGCTACCGACTACGACGGCGACGGCCGGCAGGACCTCTTCGTCTCCAACATCGACCATGAAGTGTTCAGCCTTTACCGGAATCAGGGTGACCTGACCTTCACCGACGAAGCGGCCGACGTGGGGAAACTGACCTGGCTGCTGAGCGGTTGGGGATTGCGCTTCTTCGACGCGGACAACGACGGCGACGACGACCTGTTCCTGGCCAACGGCCACCCGGACGACATGGTGGAAGAGTTCCGCCCGGGCCTGGGGTATCGGGAACCCCTCCTCTACTTCGAGAACGTCGCCGGCCACTACCGCGACCGGAGCCGCCAATCGGGCGCCGTCTTCTCTCGCGAGTTTTCGGCCCGGGGTCTGGCCACCGGCGACCTGGACAACGACGGTGATCCGGACCTGATCATCACCGATAACGGCGGACCGCCGGTGCTGCTCCTGAACCGGGGAGGCAACCGCAACCGTTGGGTCGGCCTCGATCTGATTCCCAGCCAAGGCCAAACCGCTGTCGGCGCCCTCATCACCTGGTCGGCCGCAGGTGTCGAGCGCCGCCGCTTGAAGAGGGCCGGTGGAAGCTACCTCTCCTCCAGCGATCCCCGGGAGATCCTGGGTCTGGGCGCAGCCAAAACTCTCGACTGGGTGCAGGTCCATTGGCCCAGCGGCGTCAAGACCAAGCTGTCCGGGCTCCAACCGAACCAATACCACAAGATCAACGAGTCGGCAGGAGGGGGGACTGTTAGTCCCCCCTGA
- a CDS encoding CRTAC1 family protein, giving the protein MRRSFLLIALLLLSLPAKALAQDESAVAAGAPRAPVRDEMMRPITAGGFVDGAPVVFSDATASSGLDGFLHSAGSKVKRFLMEVPSGGVALFDYDRDGWLDIYLVNGSSFEAVRGQQEHPRAALYRNNGNGTFTDTTVTAGVANQGWGFGAAVGDYDNDGWPDLHVANFGKDRLYRNNGDGSFTDVTDRAGISIPGWSTAASFGDFDRDGDLDLFVCGYLEFPPCPAAADNPPEECLRDRKAEMETAPEIRLSEEALARSFSMIPKHACSFRGKQVLCGPLGLIGIRDFLFRNNGDGTFTEIAADAGVDDPNRHYGFASTFVDVDGDRWVDLVVANDSKPNYLYRNRGDGTFEDMSYPSGFAFNQYAKAQAGMGLAVGDYDNDGQVDFYVTNFSDDHNTLYKNEGDNFFLDVTFQVGLGEATFPFLGWGTGFLDYDNDGWKDLFVANGHIYAAVDSYDWGTTYSQRPQLFRNLAGERFEVVPPATGSGLAVVVSARGAAFGDLNNDGRVDVVLNCADGPPVVLRNEASTTGHHWLSLRLVGGEKSPRDAIGATVFVTAGGRRQRGDVISGASYSSSSDFRLHFGLGRAEQVESVEILWPSGRSQTLSDLPVDRIITIREGQGPTHSGS; this is encoded by the coding sequence ATGAGAAGATCCTTCCTCCTGATCGCCCTGCTCTTGCTGAGTCTCCCCGCGAAGGCTCTCGCCCAGGACGAAAGCGCTGTGGCGGCCGGAGCTCCGCGCGCCCCCGTACGGGACGAAATGATGCGTCCCATCACGGCCGGCGGTTTCGTCGACGGAGCGCCCGTGGTCTTCTCCGACGCCACAGCCTCGAGCGGGCTGGACGGTTTCCTGCATAGCGCCGGATCGAAGGTGAAGCGGTTCCTGATGGAAGTCCCGTCCGGGGGAGTGGCCCTCTTCGACTACGATCGGGACGGGTGGTTGGACATCTACCTGGTCAACGGTTCCAGCTTCGAGGCGGTTCGTGGCCAGCAGGAACATCCGAGGGCGGCCCTCTACCGCAACAACGGGAACGGCACCTTCACCGACACCACGGTGACGGCGGGAGTGGCCAACCAAGGTTGGGGTTTCGGCGCCGCCGTGGGGGACTACGACAACGACGGCTGGCCCGACCTCCACGTTGCCAACTTCGGCAAGGACCGGCTCTATCGAAACAACGGCGACGGGAGCTTCACCGACGTCACGGACCGGGCCGGGATCTCGATTCCGGGATGGTCAACGGCCGCTTCCTTCGGAGATTTCGATCGGGACGGAGATCTGGACCTCTTCGTCTGTGGATACCTGGAGTTTCCGCCATGCCCCGCAGCGGCTGACAACCCGCCGGAAGAATGTCTGCGGGACCGGAAAGCGGAGATGGAGACGGCTCCGGAGATTCGGCTTTCGGAGGAGGCATTGGCCCGGTCCTTTTCCATGATTCCCAAGCACGCCTGCTCTTTTCGCGGAAAACAGGTCCTTTGCGGTCCCCTTGGCCTCATCGGCATCCGCGACTTCCTCTTTCGCAACAACGGGGACGGCACCTTCACCGAGATCGCGGCCGACGCCGGCGTCGACGATCCGAACCGGCACTACGGGTTCGCCAGCACCTTCGTAGACGTGGACGGAGACCGTTGGGTGGACTTGGTGGTCGCCAACGACTCCAAACCCAACTATCTCTACCGGAACCGGGGGGACGGGACCTTCGAGGACATGAGCTATCCGTCCGGGTTCGCGTTCAACCAATATGCAAAAGCCCAGGCGGGAATGGGCCTGGCGGTGGGGGACTACGACAACGACGGGCAGGTCGACTTCTATGTGACCAATTTCTCAGACGATCACAACACCCTCTACAAGAACGAAGGGGATAATTTTTTCCTGGACGTGACCTTCCAAGTCGGATTGGGCGAGGCTACATTTCCCTTTCTGGGGTGGGGAACCGGATTTCTGGACTATGACAACGACGGGTGGAAGGACCTGTTCGTGGCCAACGGACATATTTATGCGGCCGTGGATTCCTACGATTGGGGGACCACCTACTCGCAGCGGCCGCAACTTTTCCGAAACCTGGCCGGAGAACGCTTCGAGGTGGTCCCTCCCGCCACGGGGAGCGGTCTGGCCGTCGTCGTCTCGGCCCGGGGAGCCGCCTTCGGCGACCTGAACAACGACGGGCGCGTCGACGTGGTGCTCAACTGTGCCGACGGCCCGCCGGTGGTCCTAAGAAACGAGGCCTCGACGACCGGGCATCACTGGTTGTCCCTGCGGCTGGTAGGCGGGGAAAAGAGCCCCCGCGACGCCATCGGGGCCACCGTCTTCGTGACCGCCGGCGGCCGGCGGCAGCGGGGGGACGTCATCAGCGGAGCCAGCTATTCCTCCTCCTCCGACTTCCGGCTGCACTTCGGACTGGGCCGAGCCGAACAGGTCGAGTCGGTGGAAATCCTTTGGCCCAGCGGCCGGAGCCAGACTCTGTCGGATCTGCCCGTGGACCGGATCATCACCATCCGTGAAGGGCAGGGACCGACCCATTCAGGTAGTTGA
- a CDS encoding DUF1501 domain-containing protein: MRIYPAELSCSPSRRDFIRIGMASLGGLSLASLLRQQSVLGSKKRDLNCIVLFQAGGNSQVDTWDPKPDAEAEIRGYFKTIPTVIPGIQFSELLPESAKRLDKYAVIRSMYSDDAVHESAQQYVISGTKRRNDLVHPALGSVLAHEWGSSAGLPPYVAIPRNSRSGGAGFLGSVYDPFQSGNPNQKNYSVKDLTLPLGMKLDQARARSELLNALDNRFRKVERSGLLDRMDQFSQKAHDLVSSPAAKEAFNISQESEKLRDAYGHTTVGQGALLARRLIESGVRVATVFQGGYDTHFDNKPGMEKVNIPFDQAFGALLDDLEARGLMETTLVLVLSEFGRTPRINNQAGRDHWPRSFSVALAGAGISGGVVVGSTTPTGSDPHDRPVSVEDLAVTVYRILGIDPEGEFHAGGRPVKIATNGTFVHELFS, encoded by the coding sequence ATGAGAATCTATCCTGCGGAGTTGTCCTGCAGCCCGTCGCGGAGGGACTTCATCCGCATCGGAATGGCGAGTCTGGGAGGCTTGAGTCTCGCCAGCCTGTTGCGGCAGCAGAGCGTCTTGGGATCGAAGAAGAGGGATCTCAACTGCATCGTGCTGTTCCAGGCGGGGGGCAACAGCCAGGTCGACACCTGGGATCCCAAGCCGGACGCCGAGGCGGAGATTCGAGGCTACTTCAAGACGATACCGACGGTGATTCCGGGGATTCAATTCTCCGAGCTGTTGCCCGAGTCGGCGAAGCGGCTCGACAAGTACGCGGTGATCCGGTCCATGTACTCGGACGATGCGGTCCACGAGAGCGCCCAGCAATACGTGATCAGTGGCACCAAGCGTAGAAACGACCTGGTTCATCCCGCTCTGGGTTCGGTCCTGGCCCATGAGTGGGGCTCCTCGGCAGGCCTTCCGCCCTATGTCGCCATTCCCAGGAACAGCCGTTCCGGCGGAGCCGGCTTTCTGGGTTCGGTCTATGATCCCTTCCAATCCGGAAATCCCAACCAGAAGAACTACTCGGTCAAGGACCTGACTCTTCCGCTGGGAATGAAGCTGGATCAGGCCCGGGCCCGATCGGAGCTGCTCAACGCCTTGGACAATCGTTTCCGCAAGGTGGAGAGATCCGGTCTGTTGGATCGGATGGATCAGTTTTCCCAGAAAGCCCACGACCTGGTGAGTTCGCCGGCCGCCAAGGAGGCCTTCAACATCTCCCAGGAGAGCGAGAAACTGAGGGACGCCTACGGGCACACCACGGTGGGGCAGGGAGCGCTGTTGGCGCGGCGGCTGATCGAATCGGGCGTTCGCGTGGCGACGGTCTTCCAGGGCGGCTACGACACGCACTTCGACAACAAACCTGGGATGGAGAAGGTCAACATTCCGTTCGACCAAGCCTTCGGCGCCCTCTTGGACGATCTTGAGGCCCGCGGCCTGATGGAGACGACGCTGGTCCTGGTCCTCTCCGAGTTCGGACGGACGCCGCGCATCAACAACCAGGCAGGACGGGATCATTGGCCACGATCCTTTTCCGTGGCTCTGGCTGGAGCCGGAATCAGCGGAGGAGTGGTCGTGGGCAGCACCACGCCGACCGGTTCCGATCCCCACGACCGGCCGGTGTCGGTGGAAGACCTGGCGGTTACCGTCTACCGCATTCTGGGAATCGACCCGGAAGGGGAGTTCCATGCCGGCGGACGCCCCGTCAAGATCGCCACAAACGGCACGTTCGTCCACGAGTTGTTCTCGTAG